In Stenotrophomonas sp. ESTM1D_MKCIP4_1, a single genomic region encodes these proteins:
- a CDS encoding fumarate hydratase — translation MTSIKQEDLIQSIADALQYISYYHPVDYIKNLAAAYEREESPAAKEAMAQILINSRMCAEGHRPICQDTGIVTVFLEIGMDVRWDDATMGVEDMANEGVRRAYLHPDNKLRASVLADPAGKRVNTKDNTPGVVNVKVVPGNTVDVIVAAKGGGSEAKTKFAMLNPSDSIVDWVLKTVPTMGAGWCPPGMLGIGIGGTAEKAMLLAKEALMEPIDITDLQARGASNRIEELRLELYEKVNALGIGAQGLGGLTTVLDIKINDYPTHAANLPVAMIPNCAATRHAHFTLDGSGPVMLDPPSLEDWPKLTYDASKGTRVDLDTITPEDVANWKPGQTLLLNGKLLTGRDAAHKRMVDMLNKGEELPVDLKGRFIYYVGPVDPVRDEVVGPAGPTTATRMDKFTEQVLAQTGLLGMVGKAERGPAAIEAIKKHKSAYLMAVGGSAYLVSKAIKAAKVVGFADLGMEAIYEFTVQDMPVTVAVDSTGESVHKTGPREWQARIGKIPVVVE, via the coding sequence GTGACATCGATCAAGCAGGAAGACCTCATCCAGTCCATCGCCGACGCGCTGCAGTACATCTCGTACTACCACCCGGTCGACTACATCAAGAACCTCGCCGCCGCCTACGAGCGTGAGGAGTCGCCGGCCGCGAAGGAAGCGATGGCCCAGATCCTGATCAATTCGCGGATGTGCGCCGAAGGCCACCGTCCGATCTGCCAGGACACCGGCATCGTCACCGTGTTCCTGGAAATCGGCATGGACGTGCGCTGGGACGACGCGACCATGGGCGTGGAAGACATGGCCAACGAAGGTGTCCGCCGCGCCTACCTGCACCCGGACAACAAGCTGCGCGCCTCGGTGCTGGCCGATCCGGCCGGCAAGCGCGTCAACACCAAGGACAACACCCCGGGCGTGGTCAACGTCAAGGTGGTGCCGGGCAACACGGTCGATGTGATCGTGGCCGCCAAGGGCGGTGGTTCGGAGGCCAAGACCAAGTTCGCCATGCTCAACCCGTCCGATTCCATCGTCGACTGGGTGCTGAAGACCGTGCCGACCATGGGTGCTGGCTGGTGTCCGCCGGGCATGCTCGGCATCGGCATTGGTGGTACCGCTGAAAAGGCGATGCTGCTGGCCAAGGAAGCGCTGATGGAGCCGATCGACATCACCGATCTGCAGGCCCGTGGTGCGTCCAACCGCATCGAAGAGCTGCGCCTGGAGCTGTACGAGAAGGTCAACGCGCTGGGCATCGGTGCACAGGGCCTGGGTGGCCTGACCACCGTGCTGGACATCAAGATCAACGATTACCCGACCCACGCGGCCAACCTGCCGGTGGCGATGATCCCGAACTGCGCTGCGACCCGCCATGCGCATTTCACCCTTGATGGCAGCGGCCCGGTGATGCTGGATCCGCCGTCGCTGGAAGACTGGCCGAAGCTGACCTACGACGCGTCCAAGGGCACCCGCGTGGACCTGGATACGATCACCCCGGAAGACGTGGCCAACTGGAAGCCGGGCCAGACCCTGCTGCTCAACGGCAAGCTGCTGACCGGCCGCGACGCCGCGCACAAGCGCATGGTTGACATGCTCAACAAGGGCGAGGAACTGCCGGTCGACCTGAAGGGTCGCTTCATCTACTACGTCGGCCCGGTCGATCCGGTGCGCGATGAAGTGGTGGGCCCGGCCGGCCCGACCACTGCCACCCGCATGGACAAGTTCACCGAGCAGGTGCTGGCGCAGACCGGCCTGCTGGGCATGGTCGGCAAGGCCGAACGTGGCCCGGCCGCGATCGAGGCCATCAAGAAGCACAAGTCGGCCTACCTGATGGCCGTCGGTGGTTCGGCCTACCTGGTGTCCAAGGCGATCAAGGCGGCCAAGGTCGTCGGCTTCGCCGATCTGGGCATGGAAGCAATCTATGAATTCACCGTGCAGGACATGCCGGTGACCGTGGCGGTCGACTCCACCGGCGAATCGGTGCACAAGACCGGCCCGCGCGAATGGCAGGCCCGCATCGGCAAGATTCCGGTGGTGGTGGAGTAA
- the arsC gene encoding arsenate reductase (glutaredoxin) (This arsenate reductase requires both glutathione and glutaredoxin to convert arsenate to arsenite, after which the efflux transporter formed by ArsA and ArsB can extrude the arsenite from the cell, providing resistance.), producing MSVTIWHNPACSNSRGALALIREAGIEPVVVDYLATPPDEATLRAVLAESGLSARDLVRSKEATFAELGLADADEGTLLAAMAGHPRLINRPVVRTPKGTRLCRPPEIVLELL from the coding sequence ATGTCGGTGACGATCTGGCACAACCCTGCGTGCAGCAATTCGCGTGGCGCGCTGGCGTTGATCCGCGAAGCCGGCATCGAACCGGTGGTGGTGGACTACCTGGCCACCCCGCCCGATGAAGCAACGCTGCGTGCGGTACTGGCCGAATCCGGCCTGTCCGCCCGTGACCTGGTGCGCAGCAAGGAAGCCACCTTCGCCGAACTGGGCCTGGCCGATGCCGATGAAGGCACCCTGCTGGCAGCCATGGCCGGGCACCCGCGGCTGATCAACCGCCCGGTGGTGCGCACGCCCAAGGGCACGCGCCTGTGCCGCCCGCCGGAGATCGTGTTGGAGCTGCTGTAA